In Lentibacillus amyloliquefaciens, one DNA window encodes the following:
- the glpK gene encoding glycerol kinase GlpK, producing the protein MENYILSLDQGTTSSRAILFNHDGEIVETAQKEFEQFFPHPGWVEHDANEIWTSVLACISEVLRKSEVDPSQIAGIGISNQRETTVIWDKKTGKPIYKAVVWQSRQTDGICKELTEQGYEDVIREKTGLLIDAYFSGTKVKWILDNVDGAREKAGNGDLLFGTVDTWIVYKLSGGKAHITDYSNASRTLMFNIYDLKWDDELLDILGVPKSMLPEVKESSEVYANTVDYHFFGHEVPIAGIAGDQQAALFGQACFDKGMAKNTYGTGNFMLMNTGEEGVKSDHGLLTTLAWGVNGKVEYALEGSIFVSGSAIQWLRDGLKIIENSPQSEDYATRVDSTDGVYMVPAFVGLGTPYWDSDARGAFFGITRGTTREHMIRATLESLAYQSKDVLDAMIEDSGINLKTMRVDGGAVKNDFLMQFQSDMVGVSVERPVVQETTALGAAYLAGLAVGYWKDKNEIAEQWQNERTFEPHMEKETRNGLYDGWKTAVAAARSFK; encoded by the coding sequence ATGGAAAATTACATTCTTTCCCTCGATCAAGGGACAACAAGTTCACGCGCCATTTTATTTAACCACGACGGGGAAATCGTAGAAACAGCCCAAAAAGAGTTTGAACAATTTTTCCCGCATCCGGGCTGGGTCGAACATGATGCCAATGAAATTTGGACATCGGTACTAGCTTGTATCTCGGAAGTATTGCGCAAGTCAGAAGTGGATCCATCCCAGATTGCCGGAATCGGTATATCCAATCAGCGGGAGACAACCGTTATCTGGGATAAAAAGACGGGCAAGCCCATATACAAAGCGGTCGTCTGGCAATCACGGCAGACTGACGGCATATGCAAGGAATTAACTGAGCAGGGTTATGAAGATGTCATACGTGAAAAAACGGGCTTGTTAATCGATGCCTATTTTTCAGGAACAAAAGTCAAATGGATTCTTGATAATGTTGACGGTGCAAGAGAAAAGGCCGGAAATGGTGATTTGCTGTTTGGCACGGTGGATACATGGATTGTGTACAAGCTTTCGGGTGGCAAGGCACACATTACCGATTATTCAAATGCGTCCAGGACATTGATGTTTAATATATACGATCTTAAATGGGACGATGAACTTCTGGATATATTGGGTGTGCCGAAAAGCATGCTTCCTGAAGTCAAGGAATCCTCCGAGGTTTATGCAAACACTGTTGATTACCACTTCTTTGGACATGAAGTGCCTATAGCCGGGATAGCCGGTGACCAGCAGGCCGCATTGTTCGGTCAGGCATGCTTTGACAAAGGAATGGCAAAGAACACATATGGAACTGGAAATTTCATGCTGATGAATACAGGTGAAGAAGGGGTTAAATCTGATCATGGTCTCTTGACAACTTTGGCCTGGGGCGTGAATGGCAAAGTGGAGTACGCTTTGGAAGGGAGTATCTTTGTATCAGGTTCGGCTATACAATGGCTGCGTGATGGCCTGAAAATTATCGAAAATTCCCCGCAGAGTGAAGACTACGCAACGAGGGTGGATTCCACGGACGGTGTTTATATGGTGCCGGCATTTGTCGGGCTGGGAACGCCTTATTGGGACAGTGATGCCCGCGGAGCCTTCTTTGGCATTACGCGTGGGACAACTCGAGAACACATGATCAGGGCAACACTTGAGTCACTTGCTTATCAGTCAAAAGATGTACTGGATGCGATGATAGAAGATTCCGGTATTAATTTAAAAACCATGCGGGTTGATGGCGGCGCCGTGAAAAATGATTTTCTCATGCAATTTCAAAGCGATATGGTTGGTGTTTCCGTTGAACGGCCTGTTGTACAGGAAACGACAGCATTGGGGGCCGCTTATCTTGCCGGGCTTGCGGTCGGCTACTGGAAAGATAAGAACGAGATTGCTGAACAATGGCAAAATGAACGGACATTTGAGCCTCACATGGAAAAAGAAACGCGCAACGGACTTTATGATGGATGGAAAACAGCTGTAGCGGCAGCACGTTCATTTAAGTAA
- a CDS encoding glycerol-3-phosphate dehydrogenase/oxidase produces the protein MSVFSSQKRKNIFQSIEQEQLDVLVIGGGITGAGIALDAVTRGMNAAVVEMQDFAAGTSSRSTKLVHGGLRYLKQFEVKMVSEVGKERAIVYENGPHVTTPEWMMLPLYKGGTFGPFTTNIGLRLYDFLAGVKRSERRKMLSPQEAAEKEPLIKDDKLKGAGYYVEYKTDDARLTIEVMKKAVEYGAHSINYAKVIDFIYDAGRIAGAVVEDQITGEHRYIYAKKIVNAGGPWVDDLREIDGSKQGKSLYLTKGIHLVFPKKRFPLQQAIYFDAPDGRMIFAIPRNKKTYVGTTDTSYQGDIAHPQMTEDERDYLLEAINFIFPSLDMTKDDVDSSYAGLRPLIAEEGEDDPDEISRKDEMFISDSGLISMAGGKLTGYRKMAEDTVDAVMKQLKEEDGILYSDSETEHLPISGGEVGGSKGFQKFKQDKITEAADLGIIEETADFLIQKYGANIDRLFEIYKNEKARAKEAGIEPTVFAELQYALKFEMAYKPADFFVRRTGALFFDIDFVRFHKDNVINYIAKELQWSDKQKQEYIDELDHLLYEAVNPVK, from the coding sequence ATGTCAGTATTTTCAAGTCAAAAGCGGAAAAATATATTTCAGTCGATTGAACAAGAGCAGCTTGATGTGCTTGTGATCGGCGGCGGAATTACCGGTGCGGGGATTGCACTGGATGCGGTCACCCGGGGTATGAATGCAGCTGTTGTGGAAATGCAGGATTTTGCTGCGGGTACCTCAAGCCGTTCAACCAAACTGGTGCACGGGGGTTTGCGCTATTTAAAGCAATTTGAGGTGAAAATGGTATCGGAAGTGGGCAAAGAACGGGCGATTGTTTATGAAAACGGCCCGCACGTCACGACACCTGAGTGGATGATGCTGCCATTATATAAAGGCGGCACATTCGGACCATTTACGACAAATATTGGCCTGCGCTTGTATGATTTTCTGGCAGGTGTCAAAAGGTCCGAGCGCAGAAAAATGCTGAGTCCTCAAGAAGCAGCGGAAAAAGAACCGCTTATTAAGGATGATAAGCTAAAAGGTGCAGGTTATTATGTTGAATATAAAACAGATGACGCACGGCTCACAATTGAAGTCATGAAAAAAGCGGTTGAGTATGGTGCGCATTCAATCAATTATGCAAAAGTCATTGATTTTATTTATGATGCCGGAAGAATTGCAGGAGCCGTTGTTGAGGATCAGATCACGGGTGAGCATCGGTATATTTATGCTAAAAAAATAGTCAATGCAGGCGGCCCATGGGTTGATGACCTCCGTGAAATTGACGGTTCCAAGCAGGGAAAGTCGCTTTATCTGACCAAAGGTATTCACCTGGTCTTTCCGAAAAAACGATTCCCGCTGCAGCAGGCAATTTATTTTGATGCACCGGATGGAAGAATGATTTTCGCCATTCCCAGAAATAAAAAAACGTATGTAGGAACCACTGATACAAGTTATCAAGGGGATATAGCTCATCCGCAAATGACTGAAGATGAACGTGATTATTTGTTGGAGGCCATCAATTTTATTTTTCCGTCACTTGATATGACGAAAGATGATGTCGATTCAAGCTACGCTGGTCTCAGGCCACTAATTGCTGAAGAGGGAGAAGACGATCCGGATGAAATCTCCCGTAAAGATGAAATGTTCATCTCTGATTCAGGACTGATATCAATGGCCGGCGGTAAATTGACAGGTTACCGGAAGATGGCCGAAGATACGGTGGATGCCGTTATGAAACAGCTGAAAGAAGAGGATGGTATCTTGTATTCTGATTCGGAAACAGAGCATTTGCCGATTTCCGGTGGTGAAGTCGGCGGATCAAAAGGCTTTCAGAAGTTTAAACAAGATAAGATTACAGAAGCGGCCGACCTTGGAATAATTGAAGAGACAGCCGACTTCCTTATTCAGAAGTACGGAGCAAATATAGACAGGCTTTTTGAGATATACAAGAATGAGAAAGCGCGTGCCAAGGAAGCGGGTATCGAACCAACAGTATTTGCCGAACTGCAATACGCCCTCAAATTTGAAATGGCCTATAAACCTGCAGACTTCTTTGTACGGCGAACGGGCGCGTTGTTTTTTGACATTGATTTTGTCAGATTCCATAAAGATAATGTGATTAACTATATCGCTAAGGAATTGCAATGGAGCGATAAGCAAAAACAGGAATACATTGATGAATTGGATCATTTGCTTTATGAAGCTGTGAATCCGGTTAAGTAA
- a CDS encoding Swt1 family HEPN domain-containing protein, with amino-acid sequence MNTTEFMKEAYGVLYEIETGLRQYIELTMKTTYGVGWFIKAPLTMKYKPYTKHFDNFDYHELISMLRAYSCFDDIPKGVYSQLLMTVPTRNKIAHCKIVNEAEKVELQDTYKLLLKYISLPDEIIS; translated from the coding sequence ATGAATACAACTGAATTTATGAAAGAGGCTTATGGAGTTCTTTACGAAATTGAAACAGGGTTAAGACAATATATTGAATTAACAATGAAAACCACCTATGGTGTTGGCTGGTTTATCAAGGCACCATTAACTATGAAATACAAACCATATACAAAGCATTTCGATAACTTTGATTATCATGAACTTATATCCATGTTGCGAGCATATTCCTGTTTCGATGATATTCCTAAGGGTGTGTACTCACAATTGCTAATGACCGTTCCAACTCGAAATAAAATTGCGCATTGTAAAATTGTAAATGAAGCAGAAAAGGTAGAATTACAAGACACCTATAAGTTATTATTAAAATATATAAGCTTACCTGATGAAATAATCTCGTAG
- the lexA gene encoding transcriptional repressor LexA gives MTKLSKRQEAILDYIKEEVNAKGYPPSVREIAVAVGLASSSTVHGHLARLESKGFIRRDPTKPRAIEVLDSSEGNHIPKEEPRYAPVIGKVTAGIPITAVENIEEFVPLPSNVTGTGENLFVLVIEGESMIEAGILDGDMVIVKQQNTAQNSDIVVGMTEEDEATVKRFFKEKDHVRLQPENATMEPLIFDNVTILGKVIGLYRNII, from the coding sequence ATGACAAAACTCTCAAAGCGGCAAGAAGCAATTCTCGATTATATTAAAGAAGAAGTAAATGCAAAGGGTTATCCCCCTTCAGTCCGTGAAATTGCCGTAGCGGTTGGCCTTGCTTCCAGTTCTACTGTCCATGGGCATTTGGCGAGACTGGAAAGTAAAGGCTTTATCAGACGTGACCCGACAAAGCCGAGAGCCATCGAAGTATTGGATTCATCAGAGGGAAATCATATACCGAAAGAAGAACCACGGTATGCTCCGGTCATTGGTAAGGTGACAGCAGGTATACCTATAACCGCAGTCGAAAATATTGAAGAGTTTGTCCCGCTTCCAAGTAACGTAACAGGGACTGGTGAAAATCTGTTTGTGCTTGTCATTGAAGGTGAAAGTATGATTGAAGCAGGTATATTGGATGGGGATATGGTCATTGTCAAACAACAAAACACTGCACAAAACAGTGATATCGTTGTTGGTATGACTGAAGAAGATGAAGCCACAGTAAAGCGTTTTTTCAAAGAAAAAGACCATGTTCGCCTGCAGCCGGAAAATGCTACTATGGAACCGCTCATATTTGATAATGTAACTATTTTGGGAAAAGTGATTGGACTTTATCGGAATATAATTTAA
- a CDS encoding YneB family resolvase-like protein, translating to MKAIVYCRVSTDKKTQETSLERQKEELLTLARKYSFTVVDCIKEQASGYEIDRDGVFQMLDYFSENKADCLLIQDETRLGRGNTKIALFHQLKKLTIPVYTAVYEGELELSESDSMVLQIVGIVEEYQRRIHNTKIKRGMHKAIDNGFDPSDNLKNRNKAPGKERISFPIEEVVRLREQHNMTFREIASTLNGLGFAVSKATVHRRYLEHHKT from the coding sequence GTGAAAGCCATTGTATACTGCAGAGTAAGTACAGATAAAAAAACGCAGGAAACATCTCTTGAACGTCAGAAAGAAGAATTACTTACACTTGCAAGGAAGTATTCATTTACAGTAGTTGATTGTATCAAAGAACAGGCCAGTGGATATGAAATCGACAGAGATGGTGTTTTTCAAATGCTGGATTATTTTTCGGAAAACAAGGCGGACTGTTTGCTTATACAGGACGAAACAAGATTGGGACGCGGCAATACAAAGATCGCTTTATTCCATCAATTAAAAAAATTGACGATTCCAGTCTATACAGCGGTTTATGAAGGTGAACTTGAACTATCCGAATCCGATTCTATGGTGCTGCAAATCGTCGGTATTGTTGAGGAGTATCAGCGGCGTATCCATAACACGAAAATTAAGCGCGGCATGCATAAAGCGATTGATAACGGATTTGACCCCAGTGACAATCTCAAAAACCGCAACAAGGCACCGGGGAAAGAACGAATATCTTTTCCGATTGAAGAAGTTGTCCGCTTGAGGGAGCAACATAATATGACATTCAGGGAGATTGCCAGTACACTTAACGGTCTGGGCTTTGCTGTTTCCAAAGCAACTGTCCATCGCAGGTATCTGGAACACCACAAAACTTGA
- a CDS encoding DUF896 domain-containing protein: MLSKEKLDRINQLAKKSKEEGLTIKEQSEQKELRQEYLQNVRKSFKNQFKSMTVKDPEGNDVTPQKVRDLQKKNNKH; this comes from the coding sequence ATGCTATCAAAAGAAAAGCTGGATCGCATAAATCAACTGGCAAAAAAATCAAAAGAAGAAGGCTTGACTATAAAGGAACAATCAGAGCAAAAAGAGCTCAGACAGGAATATTTACAGAATGTGCGCAAATCATTTAAAAATCAGTTCAAATCAATGACTGTAAAGGATCCGGAAGGAAATGACGTTACGCCTCAAAAAGTGCGTGATTTACAGAAAAAAAATAACAAGCATTAG
- the tkt gene encoding transketolase, with product MSESVEQLSINTIRTLAIDAVENASSGHPGLPMGAAPMAYALWTDFMTHNPNHSKWFNRDRFVLSAGHGSMLLYGLLHLSGYDVTIDDLKSFRQWDSRTPGHPEVHHTDGVEATTGPLGQGIAMSVGMAMSEAHLAATYNKDDMSVVDHYTYALVSDGDLMEGVSHESASLAGHLKLGKLIALYDSNDISLDGELDRAFSDNTEERFKAYGWQVIRVEDGNDLTEIRNAIKAAKENTDQPTLIEVKTVIGYGSPNKSASAASHGAPLGEEEVKLTKEHYKWEHDTFHVPDEVYADFKEKIAENGAEAEQEWNQLFESYKEKHPKAGAELEHAIKGELPENWDENLPVYDSRDDAKATRATSGEVLNEISKAVPYVFGGSADLAGSNKTTIKEQEDFSRFNYAGKNIWFGVREFAMAAAVNGMALHGGIKPYAGTFFVFSDYLRPALRLSAIMNNPVTYVFTHDSIAVGEDGPTHEPIEQLASLRAMPGLSLIRPADGNEVRAAWRLALESRDKPTALVLTRQGLPVLEGTKENGYEGVRKGAYVISKTDQETPDALLLASGSEVQLAVRAKEALNEKGIKVNVVSMPSWDRFKVQDDAYKEKVLPSNVKKRLAIEMASPFGWERYTGDEGDVLAIDRFGASAKGDKVVEEYGFNVENVVKQVETLLKK from the coding sequence TTGTCAGAATCAGTTGAACAATTATCCATTAATACAATAAGGACGTTAGCTATTGATGCAGTTGAAAATGCAAGCTCCGGTCACCCGGGTCTTCCCATGGGAGCAGCGCCAATGGCTTATGCACTGTGGACCGATTTTATGACGCATAATCCGAATCACTCAAAGTGGTTTAACCGTGATCGTTTTGTTTTATCAGCCGGGCATGGTTCCATGCTTTTATACGGACTTTTGCATCTGTCCGGCTATGATGTAACGATTGATGACTTAAAATCATTCAGGCAGTGGGATTCAAGAACACCCGGCCATCCTGAAGTGCATCATACCGATGGAGTGGAAGCGACTACCGGCCCTCTTGGACAAGGAATTGCTATGTCAGTTGGAATGGCTATGTCTGAAGCACACCTCGCGGCAACGTATAATAAAGACGATATGTCCGTTGTGGATCACTATACGTATGCACTCGTAAGTGACGGCGATCTTATGGAAGGTGTCTCTCATGAGTCCGCATCGCTGGCAGGTCATCTGAAACTGGGTAAACTTATAGCACTGTATGACTCTAACGACATTTCACTTGATGGTGAATTGGACCGTGCATTCTCCGATAATACTGAAGAACGGTTTAAAGCATATGGTTGGCAAGTGATCCGCGTTGAAGATGGGAATGATTTAACCGAAATCCGAAATGCGATTAAGGCGGCTAAAGAAAATACAGATCAGCCGACATTAATCGAGGTAAAGACCGTTATTGGGTATGGTTCACCAAACAAATCTGCATCAGCCGCTTCCCATGGTGCGCCGCTCGGTGAAGAAGAAGTTAAACTGACAAAAGAGCACTACAAATGGGAACATGACACTTTCCATGTGCCTGATGAAGTTTATGCTGATTTCAAAGAAAAAATCGCAGAAAACGGTGCTGAAGCTGAACAAGAATGGAATCAATTATTTGAAAGCTATAAGGAAAAACACCCGAAAGCAGGCGCCGAACTGGAGCATGCGATAAAAGGCGAACTGCCGGAAAACTGGGATGAAAATCTGCCTGTTTATGATTCCAGAGACGATGCTAAGGCAACGCGTGCGACATCCGGTGAAGTTTTGAATGAAATTTCTAAAGCTGTGCCATACGTTTTCGGCGGAAGTGCTGATTTGGCAGGCTCGAATAAAACAACTATAAAAGAACAGGAAGATTTCTCACGCTTTAATTATGCAGGTAAAAATATTTGGTTCGGTGTCCGCGAGTTTGCCATGGCCGCTGCAGTAAATGGAATGGCCCTTCATGGCGGCATAAAACCGTATGCGGGAACGTTCTTTGTCTTCAGCGATTACCTACGTCCGGCACTGCGGCTCTCCGCAATTATGAACAACCCGGTGACGTATGTATTCACGCATGATTCGATAGCAGTTGGGGAAGACGGCCCGACACACGAGCCCATTGAACAACTGGCCTCGTTACGAGCAATGCCGGGCCTTTCACTGATAAGACCTGCTGACGGCAATGAAGTACGTGCTGCCTGGAGACTTGCTCTGGAGTCCCGGGACAAACCGACTGCACTTGTACTGACAAGACAGGGACTTCCTGTTCTGGAAGGTACAAAAGAAAACGGGTATGAAGGTGTCAGAAAAGGCGCATACGTCATCAGCAAAACCGATCAAGAAACACCGGATGCACTTCTGTTGGCATCAGGATCTGAAGTTCAGCTGGCTGTAAGAGCAAAAGAGGCACTGAATGAAAAAGGTATTAAAGTTAATGTTGTCAGCATGCCGTCCTGGGACAGATTTAAAGTGCAGGATGATGCGTATAAAGAAAAAGTGCTCCCGTCAAATGTCAAGAAAAGGCTTGCGATTGAAATGGCTTCACCGTTCGGCTGGGAACGCTATACAGGTGATGAAGGTGATGTCCTGGCCATTGACCGGTTTGGAGCATCCGCTAAGGGTGACAAAGTAGTGGAGGAATATGGCTTCAATGTTGAAAATGTTGTCAAACAAGTTGAGACTTTATTGAAGAAATAA
- the sirA gene encoding sporulation inhibitor of replication protein SirA translates to MNQYTIYWIKEEFALFFYHRSDVLYRFIKSYESDQYRDDLAMQFKYITIDIPQDNLISKIKEHVPSTAHVDVKSDTIKIYRDMQFMSLHIEEKRIKFRGDIIHDGEDLLFPVLRSFQPYFFVAGYNTYNSGWISPIRQYKGKSKTGQVLYSYL, encoded by the coding sequence TTGAATCAGTACACCATTTACTGGATAAAAGAAGAATTTGCGCTTTTTTTCTATCATAGAAGTGATGTATTATATCGATTTATTAAAAGTTATGAGTCTGACCAATACAGAGATGATCTTGCGATGCAGTTTAAGTATATAACAATTGATATCCCACAGGATAATCTTATATCAAAGATTAAGGAACATGTGCCATCAACTGCTCATGTGGATGTAAAGTCTGACACGATAAAAATCTATAGAGATATGCAGTTTATGTCTTTACATATAGAGGAAAAACGTATAAAATTTCGAGGGGATATCATTCACGATGGAGAAGATTTACTTTTCCCTGTTCTGCGCTCATTTCAGCCGTATTTTTTCGTGGCCGGATACAACACGTATAATTCCGGCTGGATTTCGCCAATCAGACAATATAAGGGAAAAAGCAAAACTGGACAAGTATTGTATTCTTATCTTTAG
- a CDS encoding YneF family protein, whose product MDVIWVVLIAILALIAGVALGFFIARKYMMNYLKKNPPINEQMLRTLMMQMGQKPSQKKINQMMRSMNNQQQEKGKGKGK is encoded by the coding sequence ATGGACGTGATTTGGGTTGTGTTAATTGCAATTTTGGCATTAATTGCGGGAGTTGCACTTGGCTTTTTTATTGCAAGAAAATATATGATGAACTATTTAAAGAAAAATCCGCCAATTAATGAACAAATGCTGCGCACACTAATGATGCAAATGGGGCAGAAACCGTCGCAGAAAAAAATCAATCAAATGATGCGGTCAATGAATAACCAACAGCAAGAAAAAGGTAAAGGTAAAGGAAAGTAA
- a CDS encoding tyrosine-type recombinase/integrase → MLLEDVLMEYEYHCQARNFTLKTMKNKRQEYKQLLEFLQTKRGITELESVTSHDLKSYVRQKQIAGLKPQSIVSMSKQVKAFFQWCVVEEYITKNPMDKVTLPKLPKVLLTGLTTKEVIKMMESFNNKTYLEVRNKAIIAMMSDCGLRAFEIAGLKENDVRETDIKVFGKGNKERIVFISPALKKILIRYERIKKQYFKNRIQYNDNYFLAYQGKAMSTTAVWNLVVEAKERAGIKGKRVSPHMFRHYFAVQSVMAGIDIYSLSRLLGHSDISTTQRYLQSLEDSELSVKATSSSPLMNLNKGAN, encoded by the coding sequence GTGTTGTTGGAAGATGTATTAATGGAATATGAGTATCATTGTCAGGCACGTAATTTTACATTAAAGACAATGAAAAACAAACGACAGGAATACAAACAGTTATTAGAGTTCCTGCAAACTAAAAGGGGAATTACGGAATTAGAAAGTGTTACGTCACATGATCTAAAATCCTATGTCAGACAGAAACAGATAGCAGGATTGAAACCACAATCCATTGTATCAATGTCTAAACAAGTTAAAGCGTTCTTTCAATGGTGTGTAGTCGAAGAATATATAACAAAAAATCCAATGGACAAGGTAACACTTCCTAAACTTCCAAAGGTGTTATTGACTGGTTTAACAACAAAAGAAGTAATTAAAATGATGGAATCTTTCAACAATAAGACCTATCTTGAAGTAAGAAATAAGGCAATTATAGCCATGATGTCTGATTGTGGATTGAGAGCATTTGAAATTGCAGGATTGAAAGAAAATGATGTGCGTGAAACAGATATAAAGGTGTTTGGCAAAGGTAATAAGGAACGGATTGTATTTATTAGTCCTGCATTGAAAAAGATACTGATACGCTATGAACGGATTAAAAAACAGTATTTTAAAAATAGAATCCAATACAATGATAATTACTTCCTTGCCTATCAAGGTAAAGCCATGTCTACCACAGCAGTATGGAATTTAGTTGTTGAAGCAAAGGAAAGAGCAGGAATTAAAGGGAAACGTGTTAGCCCTCACATGTTCAGACATTATTTTGCTGTTCAGTCCGTTATGGCAGGAATAGATATTTATTCTTTGTCACGATTGCTCGGACATTCAGATATATCCACTACACAGCGATACTTGCAATCACTTGAGGATAGTGAATTATCTGTAAAGGCAACCTCATCAAGCCCCTTAATGAATCTGAATAAGGGGGCAAACTAA
- a CDS encoding BhlA/UviB family holin-like peptide has translation MDLSQIPIDMIVQQGIFAVLFVWLFIATRKESKEREDRLNQQIDNQNRVQGKIVQTLERLETKISHITNKGSDK, from the coding sequence ATGGATTTATCACAGATACCGATTGATATGATTGTTCAACAAGGTATTTTTGCAGTATTGTTTGTGTGGCTATTTATAGCAACTAGAAAAGAATCAAAGGAACGTGAGGACAGGTTGAATCAACAGATTGATAACCAAAATCGGGTACAAGGTAAGATTGTTCAGACGCTAGAACGTTTAGAAACGAAAATTTCACATATCACAAATAAAGGAAGTGATAAATAA
- the istA gene encoding IS21 family transposase: MFKLEVIVQVHQLKRQGFKISAIARKCNLSRTTVYEYLEKDFEEACRWVDVLRTRKRKLDPYQDHILGWLKEHPDLSVSQISDWLEERCSFTDVGDSTVRTYVRELREKHHIPKTFTFRRYEALEELPKGQQLQVDFGEIKVPTFEGKWKKLYVVAFVLSHSRYKYSEWQDRPFTTHDVLRSHENAFEYYDGMPEEIVYDQDKLMTVSENGGDIIYTEAFQSYKQQRGFSVYLCRAADPESKGKVENVVKFIKQNFAKNRVFHQIETWNEQCLAWLKRKGNYQVHNTIKKRPVEVFALEKPHLRKVSSPLSFESNHRLSITRTVHKDNIIKYQSNRYSVPLGTYQPHGDNTVYLRTAENKLIIEKTPGGAPIATHPLSLGKGQLVKNNNHFRDRSKGIKAYMDTVKASFDDQDKIQLFLEAIYERYPRYIRDQLQIVQRAAKDFQPFIQPALNICIEQALWSANDFHDVVKHLSKKKEYENRALLSDIPTIETSTIHYQERASLRELDDYLKILGGV, from the coding sequence GTGTTTAAATTAGAAGTGATAGTGCAAGTGCATCAATTAAAAAGACAGGGTTTTAAAATTTCAGCCATCGCTAGAAAGTGCAACTTATCGAGAACGACTGTTTATGAGTATTTAGAAAAAGACTTTGAAGAAGCTTGTAGGTGGGTGGATGTGTTGAGAACAAGAAAGCGAAAACTGGATCCTTACCAGGACCATATCCTGGGGTGGTTAAAAGAACACCCGGATTTATCAGTTTCACAGATTTCGGATTGGTTAGAAGAACGTTGTTCTTTTACGGATGTAGGTGATAGTACCGTCCGAACTTACGTCAGAGAACTGCGCGAAAAACATCACATACCCAAAACCTTTACGTTCCGTCGTTATGAGGCATTGGAGGAATTACCGAAAGGTCAACAACTACAAGTTGATTTTGGAGAAATAAAAGTCCCGACGTTTGAGGGGAAATGGAAGAAGCTATACGTCGTTGCCTTTGTCCTATCCCACTCTCGTTACAAATATTCTGAGTGGCAGGATCGCCCTTTTACGACGCATGATGTTTTACGCAGCCATGAAAATGCATTTGAGTATTATGACGGTATGCCTGAGGAAATTGTATATGACCAGGATAAATTAATGACGGTAAGTGAAAATGGAGGCGATATTATATACACAGAAGCGTTTCAGTCTTATAAACAACAGAGAGGATTTTCCGTTTATTTATGTAGAGCAGCAGACCCTGAATCTAAAGGGAAGGTTGAAAATGTGGTGAAATTCATTAAACAAAACTTCGCTAAGAATCGTGTCTTCCACCAAATAGAGACCTGGAATGAGCAATGTCTGGCATGGCTTAAAAGAAAAGGTAATTATCAAGTGCACAATACAATAAAAAAGAGACCTGTCGAAGTGTTTGCCCTAGAAAAGCCACACTTACGAAAAGTCTCTTCTCCACTCTCTTTCGAGAGTAACCATAGGTTAAGTATAACAAGGACTGTGCATAAGGACAACATTATTAAATATCAATCGAACCGTTATTCCGTTCCACTTGGAACGTATCAACCTCATGGTGATAATACTGTTTATCTTAGAACTGCAGAAAACAAGCTTATTATTGAAAAGACACCTGGAGGTGCACCGATAGCGACTCATCCCCTTTCCTTAGGAAAAGGGCAACTGGTCAAGAACAACAATCATTTCAGGGATAGATCAAAAGGCATTAAAGCCTATATGGATACCGTAAAAGCTTCTTTTGATGATCAGGATAAAATACAATTATTCCTGGAAGCAATTTATGAGCGATATCCCAGGTATATACGAGATCAGCTGCAAATTGTACAACGGGCAGCTAAGGATTTCCAGCCGTTTATTCAACCAGCTTTGAATATTTGTATTGAACAAGCTTTATGGAGCGCCAATGACTTTCATGACGTCGTAAAACATCTCTCAAAAAAGAAAGAGTATGAAAATAGAGCTCTACTATCTGATATTCCGACTATAGAGACGTCCACCATTCATTACCAAGAAAGAGCATCGTTAAGAGAACTGGACGACTATCTTAAGATTTTAGGAGGGGTATAG